The DNA region GATGTTTGTGCCTCGTGTAACTGGTGGCATGTATTACAATTACTTTGACTAAACTAGACTTAGGTGtagggggtggggaagggggtaTAACAAAGCCTTCTGTCACCTTTGTTTATCTGAACTGAGAGTATCTGCCAAATTATTGAAGAGTGCTTTAGACATCCTTGCCTTGCGTTTGGCTCCTGCTCAGATGGGCAGGGACCTTGCATTCTGTTAACCCAGAAACAAGTTTTGTAATAGGTATATGCCAAAGTGGTTCATCACTTGGCACAGAGTTCTGGCAGGAACCTCTAGCAGAACTGTAGTGAATACACAACTGCTTTGCAAATGACCTGGATTCAGACAGATCTGAGATGTAGTGCTTCCTTCAGCTTTGCCTTGAATGAATGAGTTTTATGTGAGTTGATGCTTTGTCCACTGAGAGTGGAACAGCAAGAAGCATTTAACAACGTCATTCTGATTTATTTGGATGGATGTCCATTAAACTGAATTCTTGTTTTCTGtcaaaacaaaaaggaggaaatttGACAGTATTGTTCGACATGGATGAAAATTTACAGGTCTACTCTAGGTCTATTGAATGGAAAGCAGGAGTAATTATTTAAGTTATTGGAAAGGTTGTTCAGGAATAGCCTTTAAGAAGAAATTGGGAATGTACAATACTTCTTGGTCTCTAATGGCTAATAGAAGATCTTTCTGTTAATAGAGCTTGAAGCTTACTGTCTGCATTACATCACTTTCTTTTGCCTttgtcagggtgtgtgtgtgtgtgtatatatatatatatatatatatatatatatatatatacttcagTAGCATGTAATTTTCATGTGAATGCAGGAAGCCCTTCAATAATTTGAAAATGTTAAAGCAGTAATCCTTATGAAGCTGTACGGCAGTAGTGCTGAGAGAAAAGCCTGTTCTGGGCGAAGAGAGAAATTTGTCTTAAGACTGGGAATTTTagttggaaaaaaagaagtagtgGGGAGTATTACACTTCAGCTAGAGGGTTCTAGCTAGAATTTTACCTTACTACAGTTTATTCTATATAAAGAATAGCTCCACTGAGTTAACAGCAATGACTTTTCCGTTGCACTGTAACAGAGCTATTTTGGGGGCAGGAGAGATTGCTGGGGTAGATTCTTCAATTACTTGCTAAATAAAAATCTTGAAATGGTTATCTATCCTGTGTTCTTCAGTGGGTAATAATTATGTCCATTTTTCCAGCTCTGTGAGCTCTTGCTCTGTGCTTATTGTCCTAGTATCATTGTTTTGGTTCTTGAGAACCACCTCTGAATAAGAGAAGATGCATTTtgctttctgaagttttttttgtgatgtctgaTGCACTCTATTCTGATGTTTTAGGTAACAACAAACTTGGAGGACAGGATTTTAATCAGAGGTTGTTGCAGCATTTGTATGCTCAGCTCCACCAAAGGTGTGGTTCTCTACcatcaagaaaagaagaaatacatcGACTCAGACAGGCTGTGGAAGCAGTTAAATTAAATTTGACTGTGCATGAGGCCTCTACAATAAGAATGTCATTGACTATCCCAGAAAAGATTACAAAAGATCTTCCAGAAAGTGAGCTGAACACAAATACCGTGCTTAAAGACAAGTCTTCACAAATAACAAAAGACGAGAAAAATCTCGTAGGAGGCAATTCACAAGTGCAGAACAACTTTGTCAAAGTTGTGTTTGAAACAGAAATCTCTAGGAAGCTATTTGAGATGTTGAATGAGGACCTTTTCAAGAAGATTCTTGTGCCCATTGAACAGGTGTTGAAGGAAGGCCATCTACACAAAGCAGAAGTGGATGAAATTGTGTTAGTTGGAGGCTCCACGCGGATTCCTCAAATACGCAAAGTTATTCGAGATTTCTTTGGAAAGGAACCTAACACCTCTGTAGATCCTGATCTAGCAGTTGTAATGGGTGTAGCTATTCAAGCAGGAATCGTTGGTGGGTCCTGGCCTCTCCAAGTTAGTGCTATAGAAATTCCTAATAGGCATTTATGGAAAActaattttaactgaaaataaactCTTTCCCATTGCATTCCATCTCTCCTATAGTGTTCTTTGATGGTGCATACTTATCTAACTGGCAGTGAAGCCTAATCTTAGCCATATTATATCCATTTTTGTATCTATTCCAATTAGGTGTTACTGGACACCTAATTCTGTTAAAGCTAGATGTTACTTTAAAGGTATGAGTGATTTTGAAGTTCTGAAGTGTCCCCTGTTGACCTGTAGAGGGGAATATTGGGTGAAGATGCTAATGATGACAGTCACGTTCTCTTGCTAAATTTTGTTAGCAAATCCTGAAGAGGtgtgtgtttaaaaatgaaaatataaagggAGTGTGACCAAAGGTTGCAGGTAATGTGTTATTGTGCCATAGGTATTCCCATGTTTAATATATTTACTTTGAAAGAATGTGAATCAATGTTAGCGTACATAGCACTAGCAGTGTTGAGCTTAAAGTTATTTATTAAATTGAGTCATTTGAGCATTTAAGCACCTTTCTAAAAGGCATATTGCAGCTTGAATGAGATTTACACTTTCACTTGATTCTTCTGCTGTTCATAACAGCATATTATTCAGACTATATGGCAAATTCTTGTCTCCTGTTTCAGTCAAACCATGTTAAGAAATTTAGCTCTTGTTAATGCACAGTGCCACTTAGTGTGTCTCCAAGAGCTAAGTTCCTGGTCTGTGTTTAATTGTTACTCGTAGGTGCTGCTATCATACCACTAATGTTCTTACCAGAGAACGAGCGCATAACACCAACTATTTATAACCCCCTTCATATGAAAACTGTATaaactttatgtatttttttaaaaagttataccTGTACATCTTTCTTCCCCTGAATTTGACCAACATGAATTTCATTTTTGTGCAATTACAAATGTTACCTCTTTCCCTGGCCCCCACCCCAGCCTTATTTTTTTCAGGGAGAAAGTGTGGGACAGAAGGGACCTCCTGGATGAAGTTTAGTTCCTGAAGTTTTAGTAATGGAAATTCACCTAGCTCTTTTGTGCTTTTTAGCTAGTATCTCTGGTTTAGGTTACTTGTCCTAGTCTCCACTCTAAACTGAACATAGATTAGAGATTGTTGCTGCTGTTCTGGGAGGGAAATGGTGCATGTAACCCAGGATTTGAGGTAGCATTTCTTGGGACTTTATTTTAGGCAAGTATTTTGGTGCCCAGCTATCTAGCAAATGCATGAGGAGAAGAAATCATTACTCATTTTGGTGACTGAGTTCTACTTTCTTTGGAGAGTTAAAACAACGTTTAAAAGGCTGGATGTGTTCTTTTTTGTGTAGAACTGTCTTACTACAATGAAAACACTTCATTCAGCTAAGACTCATTTAGATATCCATTAACAAACCCCAGTCTTAATCAGGTAAGCTCTAATCAGGTAGTCTAGTGGTACAAGTGGTACTAAGCATTTTTCTGTatgcctcaatttttttttcatattaagcTTACCCAGATAAGGTTTGGGGTTTAGTTATAGTCTCAGCTATGACTATAGTAAAGTAGTCTTATTGTTCTCCTGGTGGTAGACCTGATTTATGGCACCACCACCTCAGTTGTGCTGATTCAGCTGTTTGTATAGCTATAGTGTAAATCATATCTTTGAAGTAttccaactaaaaaaaaaaaaacaaacctcttaAATTGAATCATAGTTTCATGTAACCATTCCATCAGCATTGTTTAACTTCACAGAAGATTCCCAAAATATTGCTAGTATCTTTTTAATTTCACTGGGTGGAAAACCAAAGTGATTTttatataggattttttttttccctttctactgCTTTGAGCGTGAGCCTGAAAGTCTGTGTGGAGCTTTCAGTAAAAAGTGATAACgtattcaaaagaaaatattgcagTTATAAAAAGTGAGTGGTAAGGGACTAAGGTGAATATAACTAAAACTCCTGACTTGGAAGAAGTGTAGCTTCAGTGAAATTGTGGATGAATGCCAATATACAGTACAGTTCTCATGCAGTTGCTATCTTTGCCTTGCAGATACTGTAGGTATTTAATTTAAGTCTTGAGTCATTGTGGCCTTTCCTTCTGCCCTGCTGTAAATTCTTCTCAAAGTATACTGGAATTACAGTAGGTCTAAAGTCttcatttttaatgcagtttgTGAAATGAGCAGACCTGCATTAAAAATAGAACCACATTGTAGTTAAGCTAAACTATCAAAGGCTTTTTACAAGTTTGGGGACAAGTCAGGCAGGAGTCTGAGAGCAACTTTTAAATGTGAAACTCTTAATGCAAGTAAATGAAGTACTTCTAATGTGTACTCCTTCACTCTAGCAGAGTTCAACAGTTAAGTTTCTTCCAGTGTTAATCTGGGAATTGTAAAGGAAGGGTGAGTTGTTTACTTGAACTTCACAAAAAGGTATTTATTCAGATTTCTCTGCAGATTTTTTTAGAGATGTTACTGTACATTGGATATCTCAGAATGCATCCTTATTTATTAGATAACTTTTCTGAATTCTGCAGTCAAGTTATTTTGTATCTTTGGTTTTGGTACTGTATTTTGGCACAAACCATTGAATTTTAAAGATGAGTGGAACACTGTACTAAATGGATCTTTCCAGGTATACATGTGTACTGCTTACCACCAGAAGTCTGTTTAAAGGATTTCAGCCTTCAAATAACAATTTGTTTACAAACTGTCCTTCAAATCTGAATAATGTTGCCTATGgtataatgcaaatatttatataGCTAACGCTTGTTTCATGGGTTGAAATTCTGAAAGTATAAGATGCCTCACCAATTGTATGTTCCTGAGTTGTTTTCAAATGCAGaagataaaatgcattttataaataaccttttagaatgtttttaataaaagcaatttcTCTGTTCCTTGGACATGTCTTGTTTCAGTTTCTCAGGGAAAGACTTTAACAGCACTGGTTTCCTGTTCCTTCCTTGAATTCCTTGGGGCTGAGAGGATAAGGTTGTAACACCCCAACTTGCCAAGGTGCTGCTGTAGCTTGGAGTGAGATCTTCTCTAGGAATGGGCTCAGAGGAATGTTAGGAACCGCTGCGGCAAGGAGAGGACTCTGGCCTCTCAAGCTGCACTATGGGATGGGGGAAgggacatgaaaaaaaaattgcacattgGTGCAGGGAAAAGCAAGGAGTGACTGGGAGGAAACACTGATGGGGGAGGGAATCCCTCATCAGAGGGGCAGAGGGACAAGCAGGAGCAGCAATGATCTTCCTGCTCCTGGGAATGTGGGAGAAGGAGCAGCTCCCGCCCCTCTTACTACTGTGCCTGTTGTGCCCTGACTGCTGGTGCCCTGGACATGGGACAGGTATAGATAGACCTTCCCCTGGTGTTGGTCAACAGCTGCAGGATGGACATGGGCAGAACAAGAGGAGACAGAAGTGTATCATGATGGCTCCAAACGTGTAAAGTGAAGGTTGAGGGCAGGCTCGTGGAGAACAGGAGCAAATGTGCAGTTTGAAAAGTTGCAGGCAGGAAAGCTGGCCCTGGTGGGTTCCAAATAGTCCTTGTTGCTTCCAGGAGTAGTGGGTCCCTACATATATGTCATGTTAgggttcaggcagagaaaagtaagtgcTAGAGAACCTGAAAGATGGTGGAGtttcataaatgtatttttttcagcctGCAGCTTAAACCCAATCTAGAATTTCCATGAACAACTTCTGCCTGGAACCACAGTGAAAGAAAATGCTACAGCACAGTGCTTTTCAAGCAGCAGTCCTGGCCACAGGCAGAACTGCTGCCTTCTGAGAGCACCGTGCAGCACAGAAACAAGAAATGGCCACTTGGCCTCTGTTGATGCTGATTTGTTGTGCCTGAATGTGGGATTTACTAAACTCTTCAAACTTGGTGGCTCCTGCTTTCACCCAAACTGTTTCCAAAGGTAAAAAAAAGGGGTCCCCTAAAAGCATGAATAAGGAGAGGAACTTAGACCTGGCTTGCCCAAGAAAAAGAATGAGCAATTGGCTGCTGGTGTCAGCTTTTACCTTACACTTTTGGACCTTGCAAAATACAGTGGCTGCTTGAGGCTGGGCAGTCCCTCCCTTTCATAACCTTAACCCAAAGGTGCACCCTAACCACCAGGCTCAGAGGGGAGACAGCCAGCCCTGGTCAAGAATGAAAGAATCCGTCCTGGAAGGTGCTGGTGCCAGCCGGCCATGTGCTCCTTTGGTCAGACTCAGTAGCTGTTGTGGCTTTGCAGTTGTGTCTTTCTCTGACTCTGGTCTGAAGCAATTTCAGAGCACCAAAGTCAGAGAGGTCAGCATTCGCATACCTAAAGGAAGGGCTATGGAATAGGGGCTTCCCAaggctcagcttttccctcaaGAGCTTGTCAATTCCTCCCTTCTGCCAGCCACAGATGACTGCTGGCTGTTAGGGGAAGCTTGGACTGGGCTTAGGGTTAGCAGTCTGGCTTTTATATTGTGGGGGCAAGTGACATGCAAATGGTCTCTAAAGGTGCATGGAGGGTTAGAGGTGGGGTTGTGGGTTGGAAAAGAAAGGAGCAGAGCACTGAAAGTCTGGTGAGGTCACCAGGCAGGGAGGGGATAAGTTTGGATGGTCAAGTGAAAGGAGTGGAGAGGCTGAACACCTGTGGGCTTTGGCAGGTTCCTGtgagggaaaggaagggctgCCCTCAGCTGTTTCCAGTTGCTCCTGTGATGCTGCCAAGAAAGTCTGGAGTAAGGGGTGGAGCAGGGTTGAGGGAGCCggagaagagcctgcctgttGGGTTTTGAatgctgtggggaaggaagcCAAAGCATGGCACAATAAAGTGCTGTTCTGCATTGCTCCttgcagaaaagaaaactgaagcacTGGGCCCTTCAGAGCCTAGTGCTCATCTGAGGCTCAAGCCTGATAGCCTGCACTgtcccacccttcctttccctaaCCCAAACAGCCTAGCTGGGAAGCAGCCTAGTCAGGAGCCCCTCAAGGGGATGAGCTGATGGGCCCTTTGGGAGCAGCCCCAAACTGGGCTTTTCCACACTTGCCCTCCCTTGCACCTTATGTCTCAGTGGCCCACTTGGAGCAGAGCCTTTCTCAGGTGGTTGGTGCCTATGGGCAACCCCACAGGATGAAGCTGGGACCTGTTGCCAGGCCTCATGTCTCACATCGTGGTGGAGCCTCCAATGCCCTGCAGCAAGAGCAGGAGAGGTGAGGTAAGTGCTGGGCTGGCCTGTGGGGCTACAATGTAGTTTTGCCTTCACTGTGAAGGAAGTTAGCTGGTTACGTATTGATGCTATTGTGTTCGGTGGATTGTGTCAGGTACTGCAAAGCACGAATGAATGTTGGGCTTGAGGCAGCCAAATAAGCTTATCTCCCTAGGTGCACATCATCATTGTACATCAGGCTTGAGGGATCAGAAGTTGCAGATCCTGGGTGTTAGTTTTACTACTGAATTGCTTTCTTCTGCCTGCCCTAAGCCTGTTGCACGGCTTAATATGTGAGCTTGGGAAGCTATTGCTGCATGAAAATGTAGCAGGAGCATCTCACACCGATTCTGCCTCCGCTGCACGCCCTTTTTCCAAAGTACACCTTTATGCGAGTTTACTTCAGCTTGCTAAAAGAGAAGGAATAGCTAGCTAGCTTTTGCTGATACCAaacctttgctttcttttctttcgtACTTTGCAATTTTTCAGGGTCTGCAGCTTTCCCCAGCTGTGTGCTCTGAAGGTAACCCAATGCCATAAGGCTATGTTAGCTCATCAGTAAGCAAAGAAAACTCCTCTCCtctgagagagggaaaagaaaacaagccaaaaatTACCTGCGCTGAAGCCAGCCCTCAACTTATTTTCACTGGACTTCTTTGTAAAAGGGGTTGCTGTGTGAGGTACTAAAGTCTTTACTCTCCCTAGCCTTAAGCCTAAACCATATTAATCAGCTTCAGCCTTTTACAGCTTCTCCTGGGATGCTTCTAGGAAAGGGTGAGTTTGGTGGGGAGTATAAAGGCGCATAGGGATGGGGACCAGGTGAAGAGCCTGCCTATGGCATGTTATGCGTTGTGGGAAAGGAAGTTAAATGTTGGTATGAGAACGTTTGCTCTGCTGGGGAGGTGCTGCTGGTTTCGCTTTGGAGGAAAGATTAGGAAACTGCAGTGCGCTGCAAGAAGCTGTTTTCTCTCCTGACAAACTGTCATAACCTTCTCTCTGGGACTACCAGAAGACCATAGTTATGTGGCCTGTGTTGTTCCTGCTCTTAAGTGGTTCTAAAATCAGCTTATCTTGTTCTTCTAATAGATTTGTGCAGGTGATAGTATATGCAGTTGTGTTTTGTAGTCAATTAAACTAGATACTCCCTCTTTAATGTAGGAAGGCACAGTTTCTTTTTAACCTTCAGGAATGGATGGAGAATTAAGTAAATGAGCCCTTCTTACTTCTGTAATTAAGCTAATCGTTAACTTCACAGAATTAGAATCACATTCGGGGGAAAGCTCTTCAGAAAGTCTCCATCACTTCTTTCCACCTTTCTAAAACTGCAAACATGGCTTGCTTGCCTATCAGGCAAGAAAGTAAGATCCTACTCGAGTGTCAGTGTTGCAGTAATGAAACAGGGCTGCAGTCTGATGCTCAATTCACATACTTAGCAGATGTTTTTGAAAGAAGTTTATGGGAATCTTATTTTTTAAGATAATATTGCACTGATTAAGTTGGCATTGTATTTGAAGAGATTTAGGAGctgtaataaaaatggaaaataatatttATGTGGCCTACggatgtatatatgtatgtttaaCTGACACTTTCAGTAAATGTGCATAACCTGTCCTGCTACTCTAATCAGTGTTAAGATTTGCACTAAAATCTACACCAAAATATATGTGCAATTATGCATGTCCTAAAAATCAGCACCAAGTGATATCAGCCTGCGTGTCAATAAAATAAACATTCTTGTTTTTTAATAAGGTCATGATAAGAATGTATTTACTAAATCAATCAGCATTATGTCCAAGCAATTTAATTATGTACccttttttaattagaaacaagGATAGAGACTAGTGACTTGTGTGAACAGCAAGATTTATTTTTAGTCTGTCTTTGCTAGTGCAACATTTAAAACATGCCATAAAAATCATTGTTTCATTACATTATTCCAGTGCCAGTATGATCAAAGTAAGTGGTTCgtataaaaagacaaaaaga from Apteryx mantelli isolate bAptMan1 chromosome 1, bAptMan1.hap1, whole genome shotgun sequence includes:
- the HSPA13 gene encoding heat shock 70 kDa protein 13 isoform X2 produces the protein MAGQMAVLGSAVLALLLAGYLAQQYLPMPTPKVIGIDLGTTYCSVGVFLPGTGQVKVIADENGHNSIPSIVSFTDKDVYVGYDGLELADSNPQNTIYDAKRFIGKIFTPEELKSESSRYPFKIFNNNGSAEFSVTTNETFHVTPEYIGSQLLLKLKRMAEDYLGMPVSKAVISVPAEFDEKQRNSTIKAANLAGNNKLGGQDFNQRLLQHLYAQLHQRCGSLPSRKEEIHRLRQAVEAVKLNLTVHEASTIRMSLTIPEKITKDLPESELNTNTVLKDKSSQITKDEKNLVGGNSQVQNNFVKVVFETEISRKLFEMLNEDLFKKILVPIEQVLKEGHLHKAEVDEIVLVGGSTRIPQIRKVIRDFFGKEPNTSVDPDLAVVMGVAIQAGIVGGSWPLQVSAIEIPNRHLWKTNFN